The Candidatus Scalindua japonica genome includes the window TTTTAATGATATAAGTTATCTTTGGAATATTACCTTTTTTTCTTGCTAAACTCAGCGCTGCATTTTATTCAATCGCATGTGTATTGTCAAAACGTTTAAGCAGTACAAACTTCTCTTTTTTCCATAAAAGCGTTAAAACTCTCTATATTTGCGTCAATTACACACGGTTTTTCTACTTTATCCATTACCGCTTCCAACGTTTTCAGACCATTTCCGGTGATACAGATCACGATAGACTCATCTCGCGGTAATCTACCCTGATCTATAAGTTTTTTTGTTACAGCTACAGTTACGCCTCCCGCAGTCTCAGTAAAAATACCCTCAGTTGATGCCAGGAGCTTTATCCCCTCAACCAGCTCATCATCAGAAACATCTTCTGCATATCCGCCACTCTCATTGATAGCCTTTACAGAGTAATACCCGTCAGCCGGATTTCCAATTGCGATAGAATGGGCAATCGTATCCGGTATAACGGGAGCGATCACATCACTGCCTTTCTTTACAGCAGTAGAAATCGGTGAAGAACCGGAAGCCTGAGCGCCATAGAGTGATGTATTGGATTTATCGATTAATCCCAATTCTGTCATTTCCTTTACCGCTTTGCCTATTTTAATTACCAGAGAGCCGCCTGCCATAGGCACAACTACATGCTTAGGGGCCTTCCAGCCAAGCTGCTCTATGATTTCATAACCGTAAGTTTTGGAACCTTCCGCATAATACGGACGGATATTGATGTTTGCAAAAGCCCAACCATATTTATCCGCAATTTCTGAACACATCCTGTTAACACCATCATAATTACCGTCTATACCTATGACGTTTGTTCCATAAATCGATGTGCCTATAACCTTTCCCTGTTCCAAATTTGCGGGCATAAAGATATAGCTTTCAAGATTACCCTGCACTGCCTGTGCGGCAACTGAGTTTCCAAGATTACCGGTTGTGGCGCATGCAACGGTCTTAAAGCCGAGTTCTTTCGCCTTGGAAAGAGCTGCTGAAACCACTCTGTCTTTAAAAGAGAATGTGGGGAAATTTACTGAATCGTTTTTTACATATAGCTCCTCTACGCCAAGTTTTTTTGCCAGATTATCAGCCTTGACCAATGGAGTGTATCCAACCTGGGCCCCCACAGTAGGCTCACCATCAAGAGGTAAAAGTTCCTTATACCTCCACATGGTTTTCCCTCGTGATTCAATTTTTTCTCTACTTATTACTTTTTTAATTTCTTCATATTTGTAATCAACTTCCAACGGGCCGAAGCAGAAACTGCAAACATGAAGAGCCTCTTTAGGGTAATCTTTTCCGCATTCTCTACATTTAAGACCTTTAACAAAACTCATATTCATCTCCAGACATTAATAAAAAAGCCTCTTCTTAATCACAAGATAAGAAGAGGCTCTGCGACATTCTTATCTTATCTTCCCCTAACAGGTAGGAGTTAGCACCGACATCCCGGCATGCTGCCAGGATCGGTTGCTGTGGTTTCTCAGGGCCAGTCCCTCCACCACTCTTGATAAGCTCCAATTTTCGTTTAAGTATTTTAGTGAAATTCCAGTTTAAAGTCAACAATATTATGTAACACTTGGCTAATTGCCAATCACCAGGTGTCAGAAATGTGCCTGATAACCATTCCAGTCATAAGTTTAGGGTAAAAATATGTTGCCTTGGGGGGCATCTTATGTCTTTTGGTTGCAATATCTCTGATCTGACCTATTTTTGTAGGGTTAAGGAAA containing:
- the thrC gene encoding threonine synthase, which produces MSFVKGLKCRECGKDYPKEALHVCSFCFGPLEVDYKYEEIKKVISREKIESRGKTMWRYKELLPLDGEPTVGAQVGYTPLVKADNLAKKLGVEELYVKNDSVNFPTFSFKDRVVSAALSKAKELGFKTVACATTGNLGNSVAAQAVQGNLESYIFMPANLEQGKVIGTSIYGTNVIGIDGNYDGVNRMCSEIADKYGWAFANINIRPYYAEGSKTYGYEIIEQLGWKAPKHVVVPMAGGSLVIKIGKAVKEMTELGLIDKSNTSLYGAQASGSSPISTAVKKGSDVIAPVIPDTIAHSIAIGNPADGYYSVKAINESGGYAEDVSDDELVEGIKLLASTEGIFTETAGGVTVAVTKKLIDQGRLPRDESIVICITGNGLKTLEAVMDKVEKPCVIDANIESFNAFMEKREVCTA